In Runella sp. SP2, the genomic window GTCATCATTTCATTTAGTGCTTTTATTTTTTGATTGGGAATAAGCAAATTAAGGCTAAAGCTTTTCATTTTCCAGCCTTCCTTTTGCTTTTCATAAACGGCCACTTCCCGTAGTTCGGTTTTAAAAATCGCCCAGCCGATTTGTTTCACTACTACAGCTATTTTGCCTTCGGCCAGTGATGTTATTTCTCTCGAAATAACATTCATAGCAGGTATTCCGTTTTTCATGCCTGCTTCAATCATCGTTTTAAAACTTGTTACATCCCAACGTTCACTGCGGTCTGTACCATAGAAAATACAATCGGAGGCAATAGGTTGGAACATGGCTTCTAGGTTTTTTGAAGCAAATGATGCCTCAAATTGTTTGTCGGCCTCTTCGACAGCTTGGCTATCAAATGTTTGTGCTTGAAGTGCCGAATAGAAAAAAAATGAAACGAGTAATAGGGTGATTCTTTTCATTATTTTAAAAAAATTTAATGGATTGTTAAATAGAGCCGTATTGCTTTTTGACAATTCAAATTTGGGTGTTTTTACAGCACTTTGAAGGATAGAATATGCCCAGTGCAGCAACCAATGATTGTATGGTAACTTTCATTGAGCCTGTGTTTTGAAAGGGCTGATTTTAAGACCTACTTTTGCGAAGTTGAACTTATCAGTGAACCAGATGCAGATTAATTTTCTCTTTTTTCTTGCAGGAGTGGGGTTATTCATGGCTATTTTTTCGTTTTTCAAATCCGCCATTAACCATTGGGAACGGGCTAGTATGTACTGCTCGGCTACCTACCTGTGTTTTTTTCTGAATATGATTTTATGGACGGGTGCATTTCATTTTGGAGAAAATACTTGGCAATTGGGGTTATGGTTCAATCAGATGGTGCCTATTTGTATGTTTATGCTTTACCGAGAGTTTTTGAATGTACGCCAACAGCGCCCACTGCTTTATAAAGTAATGACGGCTTCTATTATTGTTCTTTTTGTTAGCAATTTGGCCTTGCTTTACGAGCTGTTCGATGGGCATAACAATAGGATTTTTGAATTGGTCTTTGAGTATTTATTGATTTTTGTAGAATTTTTCCTTCCATTGGCTTATCTACGTTATTGGCAGCACCCGATTTACCGTTATGCTGCATGGTCGAGCTGGGTATCTGCACTGTCGTTTATTGGTTATGTGTTGATTGTCCGTTTTGGAGTACCATCGCCTTTTTCAAAGGAATTTCCGTCTGCGAATTTGATGAATATTGCTTTGATGCTTGATGGTGTTTTGTTTTTGTTTGCCCTCACCATACGCGATAGGCAAATTGTGACCGAAAAAATTCAGCTTCAACAACAAGCTATCGCTAATGAACTCAAAGCGTTACGTTCTCAGATGAACCCGCATTTTATCTTCAATGCACTCAATTCTATCAAAAGTTTTACGTTGAATAACGATTCGGAGCAGGCCAATTATTACCTGACAAAATTTTCAAAGCTTATTCGTCAAGTCTTGGAAAATTCGCGTAGTGAGAAGATTTCACTCAACAATGAACTGGAAATGCTTAGGTTGTATCTGGATATGGAAAAACTGCGAGTAGGAGATAAGTTTGATTATGAAATACTGATAGAAGATGAAATAGAAGCCGAATTTATAGAGATTCCTCCAATGCTTCTTCAGCCTTATGTCGAAAATGCAATATGGCATGGACTGATGCACAAAGAAGGCAAAGGCAAGGTAAGAATAGAAGTACTTCAGCTACAGAATAAATTGATTATTTTTATTGAAGACGATGGAATAGGAAGACAAAAAGCAACTGAACTCAAATCAAAAACAGGGACAAATCATAAGTCTTTCGGAACAAAAATAACTGCTGAACGACTTGATATTTTCAAAAATCTTTACAACATGAATGCCACCGTCTCTTTTGAGGATTTGAAAAACACCAGAAACTCGGAAACAGGAACAAAGGTGAGCATTGAAATACCGATATGAAAACGATCATTATAGACGATGAGCCTCATTGTCGGAATGTCATTGAACGCATTTTGGCTAAACACTGCCCTGAAATCAAGGTGGTAGATACTGCCACCAATGGGGTTGAGGGATTAAAAGCGATTTTAAAACACCAGCCAGATGTGGTGTTTCTGGACATCGAAATGCCCAAAATGAATGGCTTTCAAATGCTCGACGCTTTGGGGGATGAAGACATGACCTTTACACTTATTTTTACAACAGCTTATGACAAATTTGCTGTCCAAGCGTTTAAATATTCCGCTTTTGACTATTTGTTGAAACCTATTGATGATGATGAGCTAGTGGCGGCCATACAGAAATTGAAGAAAAAAAATACGCCTTCACAGCAAATTCAACAACTTAGACAAAATCTTCATTCAAAAGGGGAATTTAACAGACTAACGATTTCCCATACCAAGGGCATTACTTTTATTGAACTTGCTGATATTATCACTTTAGAAGCGGATGGTAATTACACTAAAATTTATGTGGTAGGTGGGGAGATGGTGTTGGCTTCCAAAACGCTTGGTTACTTTGATGAGTTACTGGCAGAACATCCTTCGTTTTTTAGAACACATAAGCAATTTATCATTAACTTGGGCTGGATTAAAGAATACCTTAGTGGTGATTATAATGAAATCCTTCTCAAAAATGGCTTAACTGTCAAATTGGCTCGAACACGTCGAGAGGCATTTATGGAGCTTTTTAGGAGATTTTAACCGAACCCAATTCTCTATAATTCCTATGTATTTTTTATTTGTTTTCACAATAACCCTTGCTAGCTGGGGAAAAAACCTGCCACTTTTTCACCAAACAGACCCTCAGGAAATGACTGTGTTCCAAAATGGACTAGAAGGCTATAAATGTTACCGAATTCCTGCTATCGTTAAAGCACCTAATGGCGACTTATTGGCTTTTGCCGAAGCACGCCGCAACAATTGTGGTGATTTTGGCGACGTGGAAATTGTGATGAAAAGCAGTCTTGACCAAGGAAAATCTTGGTCTGCGCTACAGGTGGTGGCAGATAACGGTTCCGACCAAGTAGGAAATCAAGCGCCCGTTTTTGACCTTACCGATAAACGATACCCAAAAGGACGACTTTTCTTGTTTTACAACACAGGAACTGCCCACGAACAAGAAGTGCGAGAAGGGAAAGCCATTCGCGAAGTTTGGTACAAAACAAGCACCAACAATGGACGAACATGGTCAGAACCTGTCAATATCACAACGCAGGTTTCAAAGCCGAATAAACCTGAAATAAACCCCCATTATGCTTTTAAGGAAGATTGGCGCTCTTATGCTAATACTCCTGGGCATGGTTTGCAGATTCAGAAGGGGGCGTACAAAG contains:
- a CDS encoding LytTR family DNA-binding domain-containing protein, yielding MKTIIIDDEPHCRNVIERILAKHCPEIKVVDTATNGVEGLKAILKHQPDVVFLDIEMPKMNGFQMLDALGDEDMTFTLIFTTAYDKFAVQAFKYSAFDYLLKPIDDDELVAAIQKLKKKNTPSQQIQQLRQNLHSKGEFNRLTISHTKGITFIELADIITLEADGNYTKIYVVGGEMVLASKTLGYFDELLAEHPSFFRTHKQFIINLGWIKEYLSGDYNEILLKNGLTVKLARTRREAFMELFRRF
- a CDS encoding sensor histidine kinase encodes the protein MQINFLFFLAGVGLFMAIFSFFKSAINHWERASMYCSATYLCFFLNMILWTGAFHFGENTWQLGLWFNQMVPICMFMLYREFLNVRQQRPLLYKVMTASIIVLFVSNLALLYELFDGHNNRIFELVFEYLLIFVEFFLPLAYLRYWQHPIYRYAAWSSWVSALSFIGYVLIVRFGVPSPFSKEFPSANLMNIALMLDGVLFLFALTIRDRQIVTEKIQLQQQAIANELKALRSQMNPHFIFNALNSIKSFTLNNDSEQANYYLTKFSKLIRQVLENSRSEKISLNNELEMLRLYLDMEKLRVGDKFDYEILIEDEIEAEFIEIPPMLLQPYVENAIWHGLMHKEGKGKVRIEVLQLQNKLIIFIEDDGIGRQKATELKSKTGTNHKSFGTKITAERLDIFKNLYNMNATVSFEDLKNTRNSETGTKVSIEIPI
- a CDS encoding nuclear transport factor 2 family protein; translation: MSKSNTALFNNPLNFFKIMKRITLLLVSFFFYSALQAQTFDSQAVEEADKQFEASFASKNLEAMFQPIASDCIFYGTDRSERWDVTSFKTMIEAGMKNGIPAMNVISREITSLAEGKIAVVVKQIGWAIFKTELREVAVYEKQKEGWKMKSFSLNLLIPNQKIKALNEMMTGQSKK